A portion of the Rhodococcus pseudokoreensis genome contains these proteins:
- a CDS encoding AraC family transcriptional regulator, translating into MSATSKISRPEDWDEASHVVSDVYFPHTLTPLSRSKATNTVAEAVELGPVKITHIGWGADVSIRSDHPGAYAVNVPLSGHLESVTGRNEVLSAPGSGMICPPDTSTVITTWSEECSIIGVRVDRDHLHREMSRILARPDIQLPPQIDVTTENGASWLALVRSLLKQMLESDGVLNNALVAEQLSGAVTTALVLAAVPDDGAGVGCARPRIVKRVVDEIHADPSRAWTAADMAEVAGVSVRRLQEGFRDYVGVSPRDYLLDVRLERVHDDLLRANGAHTVAEVAMRWGFTHTGRFAAAYRRKYGVAPSEALRG; encoded by the coding sequence CACCGCTGAGCAGGTCGAAGGCGACCAATACGGTCGCGGAGGCCGTAGAACTGGGCCCGGTGAAGATCACGCACATCGGCTGGGGTGCGGACGTGTCGATCCGGTCCGACCACCCCGGCGCGTACGCCGTCAACGTCCCGCTGTCGGGGCACCTCGAGTCGGTGACCGGCAGGAACGAGGTGCTCTCGGCGCCGGGTTCCGGGATGATCTGCCCGCCCGACACGTCGACGGTCATCACCACCTGGAGCGAGGAGTGCTCCATCATCGGGGTCCGCGTCGACCGGGACCACCTGCACCGGGAGATGTCGCGGATCCTCGCCCGGCCCGACATCCAGCTACCGCCGCAGATCGACGTGACCACGGAGAACGGTGCGAGTTGGCTCGCGCTGGTGCGGTCGTTGCTGAAGCAGATGCTGGAGTCCGACGGGGTGCTGAACAACGCGCTCGTCGCGGAGCAGTTGTCGGGCGCGGTCACCACCGCGCTCGTGCTCGCCGCGGTCCCGGACGACGGGGCCGGGGTGGGATGCGCCCGTCCGCGGATCGTGAAGCGGGTGGTCGACGAGATCCACGCCGACCCGTCCCGCGCCTGGACGGCGGCCGACATGGCCGAGGTCGCCGGGGTCAGCGTCCGCCGGTTGCAGGAAGGGTTCCGCGACTACGTCGGGGTGAGCCCCCGCGACTACCTGCTGGACGTGCGACTCGAACGCGTCCACGACGACCTGCTGCGCGCGAACGGTGCACACACGGTCGCCGAGGTCGCGATGCGCTGGGGTTTCACCCACACCGGCCGGTTCGCGGCGGCGTACCGCCGCAAGTACGGTGTGGCGCCCTCGGAGGCGCTCCGCGGCTGA
- a CDS encoding acyl-CoA thioesterase, with product MSTPPRSITLRFLAAPTEVATLGGAVQGGRILEWIDKAAYACAVGWSGSYCVTAYVGNIKFTRSIESGHLVEVEARLVHTGRSSMHIQCTVSSADPRTGQFTEASNCLIIFVAVDDSGKPTTVPPWKPVTATDHAESEEAVMRIGLRADIEEAMSKQTYTDAGTAPESLTRFLAAPTDVNWGGKTHGGTVMRWIDEAAYLCGTSWNGTPCVSVYAGGVRFYRPIQIGHVVEVDARLLHTGAQTMHISVHVRSGDPRTREMNLTTHCLTVVAAVDDDGAATAARQWVPQSDEDRKLEAHARELIALRDRARIGALA from the coding sequence ATGAGCACCCCTCCCCGCAGCATCACCCTCCGCTTCCTCGCCGCACCCACCGAGGTCGCGACACTCGGAGGTGCAGTCCAGGGCGGCCGCATCCTCGAATGGATCGACAAGGCCGCGTATGCCTGCGCGGTCGGCTGGAGCGGGAGTTACTGCGTCACCGCGTACGTCGGAAACATCAAATTCACCCGGTCCATCGAGTCCGGACACCTCGTGGAGGTCGAAGCGCGGCTCGTCCACACCGGGCGCTCCAGCATGCACATCCAGTGCACGGTCTCGTCCGCCGACCCGCGGACCGGCCAGTTCACCGAGGCCAGCAACTGCCTGATCATCTTCGTGGCCGTCGACGACTCCGGAAAGCCGACGACCGTGCCGCCGTGGAAGCCCGTCACCGCCACCGACCACGCCGAGTCCGAGGAGGCCGTCATGCGCATCGGCCTGCGGGCCGACATCGAAGAGGCGATGAGCAAGCAGACCTACACCGACGCGGGCACCGCACCGGAATCACTGACCCGTTTCCTGGCCGCGCCCACCGACGTCAACTGGGGCGGGAAGACGCACGGCGGGACCGTGATGCGCTGGATCGACGAGGCCGCCTACCTGTGCGGCACGTCGTGGAACGGCACCCCGTGCGTGTCCGTGTACGCCGGCGGTGTCCGGTTCTACCGTCCGATCCAGATCGGGCACGTCGTCGAGGTCGACGCCCGCCTGCTGCACACGGGCGCGCAGACCATGCACATCTCGGTGCACGTGCGATCGGGCGACCCGCGTACCCGGGAAATGAACCTCACCACCCACTGCCTCACCGTCGTCGCCGCTGTCGACGACGACGGCGCGGCAACGGCTGCGCGGCAATGGGTTCCGCAGTCGGACGAGGATCGCAAGCTGGAAGCGCACGCCCGCGAACTCATCGCCCTCCGCGACCGGGCGCGAATCGGCGCCCTGGCGTAA
- a CDS encoding intradiol ring-cleavage dioxygenase, translated as MTSTSTTTAPRADLARLDYVDREFYLPAQRVLPWTANLAALPGEPGTPLRMTGVVRSRTGEPLSGAEIEIWHADADGCYSGYSVEILRNNLRGIVVTCAGGRFDIATVQPAPCEFSSARSDADVGHLNVIVHARGYRPLETRVVPSVGGARVVGESAVETFVDVDAGGAVSCDFVLDPIRPACGPQPV; from the coding sequence ATGACCTCAACGTCGACGACGACCGCACCCCGGGCGGATCTGGCCCGCCTCGACTACGTGGACCGGGAGTTCTACCTCCCCGCCCAGCGGGTTCTGCCGTGGACCGCGAACCTCGCCGCGCTTCCCGGCGAGCCCGGGACGCCGCTGCGGATGACGGGCGTCGTCCGGTCCCGCACCGGCGAACCGCTGTCGGGTGCGGAGATCGAGATCTGGCACGCGGACGCCGACGGATGCTATTCCGGGTACTCCGTGGAGATCCTGCGCAACAACCTGCGCGGTATCGTCGTCACGTGTGCGGGCGGTCGCTTCGACATTGCCACGGTGCAGCCCGCGCCGTGCGAATTCTCCAGTGCCCGAAGTGATGCCGACGTGGGTCACCTCAACGTGATCGTGCACGCGCGCGGCTACCGGCCGCTCGAGACGCGCGTCGTTCCCAGTGTGGGCGGTGCGCGAGTGGTGGGGGAGTCCGCCGTCGAGACATTCGTCGACGTCGATGCCGGCGGTGCGGTCTCCTGCGACTTCGTGCTCGACCCGATCCGACCGGCGTGCGGCCCTCAGCCGGTGTAG
- a CDS encoding IclR family transcriptional regulator domain-containing protein: MTESDRDYIQSIERGFAVLLAFDAQRPNPTLAELATEAGLSRPAVRRILLTLQKLGYVAGAGGRWSLTPRVLSIGQHYSESHALIEAAMPRLLEVAEKTQESASLGVLDGADVVYAARVPVRRIMSINVSVGTRVPAYATSMGRALLAWAPADVVERVIAESTFQKLGPETIGSAAELDRELAKVREQGFALTAEELEKGLISLAAPVRDAGGTVVGVVACSTSSARNTPAQFREQAVPCVLAAAAALSADMGYTG, from the coding sequence ATGACCGAGAGCGATCGCGATTACATCCAAAGCATCGAGCGCGGTTTCGCAGTGCTCCTGGCGTTCGACGCCCAGCGCCCGAACCCGACGCTCGCCGAACTCGCGACGGAAGCGGGACTGTCGCGCCCCGCCGTCCGCCGGATCCTGCTCACCCTGCAGAAGCTGGGGTACGTCGCGGGGGCGGGAGGCCGGTGGTCGCTCACCCCTCGCGTGCTCAGCATCGGACAGCACTACTCGGAGTCGCACGCGCTGATCGAGGCGGCGATGCCCCGACTGCTCGAAGTGGCCGAGAAGACTCAGGAGTCCGCGTCGCTCGGCGTGCTCGACGGCGCCGACGTGGTCTACGCGGCGCGCGTCCCCGTCCGGCGAATCATGAGCATCAACGTCTCCGTGGGCACCCGCGTCCCCGCGTACGCCACGTCCATGGGCCGCGCCCTCCTCGCCTGGGCCCCCGCCGACGTCGTCGAGCGGGTGATCGCCGAGTCGACGTTCCAGAAGCTGGGGCCGGAGACCATCGGCTCCGCGGCCGAACTCGACCGCGAACTCGCCAAGGTCCGGGAGCAGGGCTTCGCGCTCACGGCCGAGGAACTGGAGAAGGGGCTGATCTCGCTCGCCGCACCCGTCCGCGACGCCGGCGGCACGGTGGTCGGCGTGGTCGCATGCTCCACGTCGTCGGCACGCAACACTCCGGCGCAGTTCCGGGAACAGGCCGTTCCGTGCGTCCTCGCCGCCGCGGCCGCCCTGAGTGCAGACATGGGCTACACCGGCTGA
- the catA gene encoding catechol 1,2-dioxygenase translates to MTTTESPTAAGSGSAATDKFKSERVTADTSPERLAAIAKDALGALNDVILKHGVTYPEYRVFKQWLIDVGEGGEWPLFLDVFIEHSVEEVLARSRKGTKGSIEGPYYIENSPELPSKCTLPMRAEDEKITPLVFAGQVTDLDGNGLAGAKVELWHADNDGYYSQFAPHLPEWNLRGTIIVDDEGRYEITTIQPAPYQIPTDGPTGQFIEAQNGHPWRPAHLHLIVSAPGKESVTTQLYFKGGEWIDSDVASATKPELILDPKTGDDGKNYVTYNFVLDPA, encoded by the coding sequence ATGACCACCACCGAGAGCCCCACCGCAGCCGGTTCCGGTTCCGCCGCCACCGACAAGTTCAAGTCCGAGCGCGTCACCGCCGACACCTCGCCCGAGCGACTCGCGGCGATCGCCAAGGACGCCCTCGGCGCGCTCAACGACGTGATCCTGAAGCACGGTGTCACCTATCCCGAGTACCGCGTGTTCAAGCAGTGGCTCATCGACGTCGGCGAGGGCGGCGAATGGCCGTTGTTCCTCGACGTGTTCATCGAGCACTCCGTCGAAGAGGTCCTCGCCCGCTCCCGCAAGGGCACCAAGGGCAGCATCGAGGGCCCGTACTACATCGAGAACTCGCCGGAACTGCCGTCCAAGTGCACCCTGCCGATGCGTGCCGAGGACGAGAAGATCACCCCGCTCGTCTTCGCCGGCCAGGTCACCGACCTCGACGGCAACGGCCTCGCCGGGGCGAAGGTCGAACTGTGGCACGCCGACAACGACGGCTACTACTCGCAGTTCGCACCGCACCTGCCCGAGTGGAACCTGCGCGGCACGATCATCGTCGACGACGAGGGTCGCTACGAGATCACCACGATCCAGCCGGCGCCGTACCAGATTCCGACCGACGGCCCGACCGGCCAGTTCATCGAGGCGCAGAACGGCCACCCGTGGCGTCCCGCGCACCTGCACCTCATCGTGTCGGCGCCCGGCAAGGAGTCGGTCACCACGCAGCTGTACTTCAAGGGCGGCGAGTGGATCGACAGCGACGTCGCGTCGGCCACCAAGCCGGAACTGATCCTCGACCCGAAGACCGGCGACGACGGCAAGAACTACGTCACCTACAACTTCGTGCTCGACCCCGCGTGA
- a CDS encoding muconate/chloromuconate family cycloisomerase, translated as MTDLSIVSVETTILDVPLVRPHKFATTSMTAQPLLLVAVRTAGGVTGHGEGVVPGGPWWGGESVETMQAIIEKYIVPVLLGRGVDEITGIMSDIERVVAGARFAKAAVDVALHDAWARSLGVPVHTLLGGAFRKGVDVTWALGAAPADEIIEEALGLVESKRHFSFKLKMGALDPAVDTARVIRIAQALEGKAGVRIDVNARWDRLTALKYVPRLVEGGVELIEQPTPGEQLEVLAELNRLVPVPVMADESVQTPHDALEVARRGAADVIALKTTKCGGLAKSREVVAIAKAAGIACHGATSIEGPIGTAASIQFACAEPGINFGTELFGPLLFSEELLQEPIRYADGQVSLPEGPGLGVELNMDAVKTWTRN; from the coding sequence ATGACCGACCTGTCGATCGTCTCCGTCGAAACGACGATCCTCGATGTGCCGCTGGTGCGTCCCCACAAGTTCGCGACCACGTCGATGACCGCGCAACCGCTCCTACTCGTCGCGGTCAGGACCGCGGGCGGCGTGACCGGCCACGGCGAGGGCGTCGTCCCCGGCGGCCCCTGGTGGGGTGGTGAGTCGGTGGAGACGATGCAGGCGATCATCGAGAAGTACATCGTCCCGGTCCTGCTGGGGCGCGGTGTCGACGAGATCACCGGCATCATGTCGGACATCGAAAGGGTGGTCGCGGGCGCACGTTTCGCGAAGGCCGCCGTCGACGTCGCGTTGCACGACGCCTGGGCGCGCAGCCTGGGTGTGCCCGTGCACACGCTGCTCGGCGGCGCCTTCCGAAAGGGCGTCGACGTCACCTGGGCCCTCGGCGCCGCACCCGCCGACGAGATCATCGAGGAGGCCCTGGGTCTCGTCGAGTCGAAGCGGCACTTCAGTTTCAAGTTGAAGATGGGCGCGCTCGACCCCGCCGTCGACACCGCGCGGGTGATCCGGATCGCGCAGGCGCTCGAGGGCAAGGCCGGCGTCCGGATCGACGTCAACGCCCGATGGGACCGGCTGACCGCGCTGAAGTACGTGCCCCGGCTCGTCGAGGGCGGCGTCGAACTGATCGAGCAGCCCACGCCCGGTGAGCAACTCGAGGTCCTCGCCGAACTGAACCGCCTCGTCCCCGTCCCGGTGATGGCCGACGAGAGCGTCCAGACTCCGCACGACGCGCTCGAGGTCGCCCGCCGCGGCGCCGCCGACGTCATCGCGCTCAAGACCACCAAGTGCGGTGGCCTCGCCAAGAGCCGCGAAGTGGTCGCCATCGCCAAGGCCGCCGGAATCGCCTGCCACGGAGCCACGTCCATCGAAGGCCCGATCGGGACCGCGGCGTCCATCCAGTTCGCCTGCGCCGAGCCCGGCATCAACTTCGGCACCGAACTGTTCGGGCCCCTGCTGTTCAGCGAGGAACTGCTGCAGGAACCGATCCGCTACGCCGACGGCCAGGTGTCCCTGCCCGAAGGCCCCGGACTCGGAGTCGAGCTCAACATGGACGCAGTCAAGACCTGGACCAGGAACTGA
- the catC gene encoding muconolactone Delta-isomerase produces MALFHVRMDVAIPRDLDPKVRDETIAKEKAYSQELQRSGKWPEIWRIVGQYSNISIFDVESADELHEILWNLPLFPYMKIEIMPLTRHGSDIK; encoded by the coding sequence ATGGCACTCTTTCACGTCCGCATGGACGTCGCCATTCCCCGCGACCTCGACCCGAAGGTCCGGGACGAGACCATTGCCAAGGAGAAGGCCTACTCGCAGGAGCTCCAGCGCTCCGGCAAGTGGCCCGAGATCTGGCGGATCGTCGGTCAGTACAGCAACATCAGCATCTTCGACGTCGAGTCGGCCGACGAACTGCACGAGATCCTGTGGAACCTTCCCCTGTTCCCGTACATGAAGATCGAGATCATGCCGCTCACCCGGCACGGTTCCGACATCAAGTAG
- a CDS encoding ROK family protein has protein sequence MRTPRSTTSPATGGDVFALIRAGLATTRTEIGNLTGLSRTAVAARVSSLQASGLVVEREEGVSTGGRPPVKLSFHVQAGVVLSAAIGRSRTQLAICDLAGDVLVAEDVEQEIGTSPAELMPVIARRLLALREGLGETAGRTVGIGISLPGTVDTERGCSLNSPMMSGWDGVPLQPFLADVTDAPVFVDNDANVMVLAERRGERRDFADMLLIKASTGLGAGLVSGGVLQRGALGAAGEIGHTKTAAAQGVVCRCGDVGCIEAVAGGWALVRNLQEQGREVTHIRDVITLALAGDAEARRMIRESGRQIGEVLSGAINLLNPEVVIVGGDMAQAYDTFVAGLRETLYGNAIAVATQQLQILPWTHGELSGVVGSATMALDHVLSVRAVDRLLAQQK, from the coding sequence ATGCGGACGCCTCGCTCGACGACCTCCCCGGCGACGGGTGGCGACGTTTTCGCCCTCATTCGTGCAGGGCTAGCCACCACGCGCACCGAGATCGGCAACCTCACCGGGCTGTCCCGCACGGCCGTCGCGGCCCGGGTGTCGTCACTGCAGGCGTCGGGACTCGTCGTCGAACGAGAAGAAGGCGTCTCGACCGGCGGACGCCCGCCGGTGAAACTCTCGTTTCACGTGCAGGCCGGTGTGGTGCTGTCGGCCGCCATCGGCCGCAGCCGCACCCAGCTGGCCATCTGCGACCTCGCAGGCGACGTCCTCGTCGCCGAGGACGTGGAGCAGGAGATCGGCACGAGTCCGGCCGAGCTGATGCCCGTCATCGCGAGGCGCCTCCTCGCGCTGCGCGAGGGCCTGGGCGAGACCGCGGGGCGGACGGTCGGGATCGGGATCAGCCTCCCCGGCACCGTCGACACCGAACGGGGGTGCAGCCTGAACTCCCCCATGATGTCGGGCTGGGACGGCGTCCCGCTGCAGCCGTTCCTCGCCGACGTCACCGACGCGCCCGTCTTCGTCGACAACGACGCCAACGTCATGGTCCTGGCCGAGCGGCGCGGGGAACGCCGCGACTTCGCCGACATGCTGCTCATCAAGGCATCGACCGGGCTCGGCGCCGGACTCGTGTCCGGCGGCGTGCTGCAGCGGGGCGCCCTGGGCGCGGCAGGCGAGATCGGACACACGAAAACCGCAGCGGCACAAGGAGTGGTGTGCCGCTGCGGTGATGTGGGATGTATCGAGGCCGTCGCCGGCGGGTGGGCACTGGTCCGCAACCTGCAGGAGCAGGGACGCGAAGTCACCCACATCCGCGACGTGATCACCCTCGCGCTCGCCGGCGACGCCGAGGCCCGGCGGATGATCCGCGAGAGCGGGCGTCAGATCGGCGAGGTCCTGTCGGGGGCGATCAACCTCCTCAACCCGGAGGTCGTGATCGTCGGCGGCGACATGGCGCAGGCGTACGACACGTTCGTCGCCGGGCTACGCGAAACCCTGTACGGCAACGCGATCGCCGTCGCCACCCAGCAGCTTCAGATCCTCCCCTGGACGCACGGGGAGCTGTCGGGTGTCGTCGGCAGCGCCACCATGGCGCTCGACCACGTGCTCAGCGTGCGGGCCGTCGACCGGCTGCTCGCGCAGCAGAAATAG
- the zwf gene encoding glucose-6-phosphate dehydrogenase, whose amino-acid sequence MSPATTVEPCDFVVFGGTGDLAVRKLLPALYLRDRDGQLPAETRVIGASRAGLDTDGYRDKVRGELARFVSGDQLDSDTCERFLNRLEYVTVDVADSADWAGLQDCLVDREGAIRVFYLACAPGLFGPICENLALNGLADAQSRVVLEKPIGHDLASARAVNDAVGAVFEESQIFRIDHYLGKESVQNLLVTRFANTFLEPLWNSSSIDHVQINVAESLGVGSRGGYYESAGALRDMLQNHLLQMLCLVAMEPPTYVDRETVRDEKLKVLQALKPMSPQDVERCTVAGQYGPGLADGKAVPGYQDDVENPDSTTETFIAVKAEIQNWRWAGVPFYLRTGKRMDRRCSEIVVQFKPVPHPMFPGSEGHSEPNRLVIQLQPHEGMRLHMTAKEPGPGGIRLKPVSLDLNYIETFKRPSPDAYERLLMDVVRGNPTLFMRRDEVEAAWEWVEQILVGWQKSERAPRRYPAGTNGPTDATTLIERDGRAWHEGVTA is encoded by the coding sequence ATGTCACCAGCGACCACCGTGGAACCGTGCGATTTCGTCGTGTTCGGCGGCACCGGCGACCTGGCGGTTCGTAAGCTGCTTCCCGCGCTCTACCTGCGCGACAGGGACGGTCAGCTGCCCGCCGAAACCCGCGTGATCGGTGCCTCGCGAGCCGGTCTCGACACCGACGGCTACCGCGACAAGGTGCGAGGAGAACTCGCGCGGTTCGTCTCCGGCGATCAGCTGGATTCGGACACCTGTGAGCGATTTCTCAATCGCCTCGAATACGTCACCGTCGACGTCGCGGACTCGGCGGACTGGGCGGGCCTGCAGGACTGTCTCGTCGACCGGGAAGGTGCCATCCGGGTCTTCTACCTGGCGTGCGCCCCCGGCCTGTTCGGGCCGATCTGCGAGAACCTCGCCCTGAACGGTCTCGCCGACGCGCAGTCCCGCGTCGTGCTGGAGAAGCCCATCGGCCACGACCTCGCCTCGGCCCGCGCCGTCAACGACGCGGTCGGCGCAGTGTTCGAGGAATCGCAGATCTTCCGCATCGACCACTACCTCGGCAAGGAGAGCGTCCAGAACCTGCTGGTCACTCGATTCGCCAACACGTTCCTCGAACCGCTGTGGAACTCCTCGTCGATCGACCACGTGCAGATCAACGTTGCCGAGTCGCTCGGAGTGGGCAGCCGCGGCGGCTACTACGAGTCGGCGGGCGCGCTGCGCGACATGCTGCAGAACCACCTGCTGCAGATGCTCTGCCTCGTCGCGATGGAGCCGCCCACCTACGTCGACCGCGAGACCGTGCGCGACGAGAAGCTGAAGGTGCTCCAGGCCCTCAAGCCGATGAGCCCGCAGGACGTCGAACGCTGCACGGTCGCAGGCCAGTACGGCCCCGGGCTCGCCGACGGCAAGGCCGTCCCCGGATACCAGGACGACGTCGAGAACCCGGACAGCACCACCGAGACGTTCATCGCCGTCAAGGCCGAGATCCAGAACTGGCGGTGGGCCGGCGTGCCGTTCTACCTGCGCACCGGCAAGCGCATGGACCGGCGCTGCTCGGAGATCGTCGTGCAGTTCAAGCCCGTCCCGCACCCCATGTTCCCGGGCAGCGAGGGTCACAGCGAACCCAACCGCCTGGTCATCCAGTTGCAGCCCCACGAGGGCATGCGGCTGCACATGACGGCGAAGGAACCCGGCCCCGGCGGTATCCGCCTCAAGCCGGTGTCGCTGGACCTCAACTACATCGAAACGTTCAAGCGTCCGTCGCCCGACGCCTACGAGCGGCTGCTGATGGACGTGGTCCGGGGCAACCCGACCCTGTTCATGCGCCGCGACGAGGTGGAGGCCGCCTGGGAGTGGGTCGAGCAGATCCTCGTCGGGTGGCAGAAGTCCGAGCGCGCACCGCGGCGGTACCCGGCCGGCACCAACGGACCCACCGACGCGACCACCCTGATCGAGCGCGACGGCCGCGCCTGGCACGAAGGAGTTACCGCATGA
- the edd gene encoding phosphogluconate dehydratase translates to MTDAPTPTADVHPVLAAVTERIIERSRPERTVYLDRIRQAADRGPARGKLACANLAHGFAASGPADKKALRAFVKPNIAIVSSYNDMLSAHQPFEHFPRQLKAAVMEAGGIAQFAGGVPAMCDGITQGRDGMQLSLFSRDVIAMATAIGLSHDMFDGALMLGVCDKIVPGMLIGALGFGHLPTIFVPAGPMTSGLPNNEKSRVRQLYAEGKADREQLLDAEAASYHGVGTCTFFGTANSNQLLMEVMGLHLPGSSFVNPGTPLREALTWEAGKRVTGLTSLGDDYTPVGEVVDEKAVVNGCVALLATGGSTNHTMHLVAIARAAGITLTWDDLSELSAVVPLLARIYPNGSADVNHFHAAGGLGYVVSSMLDAGLLHEDVKTVVGAGLRRYTEEPKLSGEGVEWQPGTRISLDTSVLRGPEDPFDVNGGLKMLTGNLGSCVMKTSAVHPDHRVVTAPARVFDDQLDFLAAFEAGTLTGDFVAVLRYQGPRANGMPELHKLTPVLGVLQDQGRKVALVTDGRMSGASGKVPAAIHLTPEAAADGPLARVRDGDVLTVDAVTGSVNVHLSDEELAARPATGRAPGADEWVGTGRELFAGLRAAVGPATQGASVFHPQPV, encoded by the coding sequence ATGACCGACGCGCCCACACCCACCGCCGACGTACACCCCGTCCTCGCCGCCGTCACCGAACGCATCATCGAGCGCAGCAGGCCCGAGCGCACGGTCTACCTCGACCGCATCCGGCAGGCCGCCGACCGCGGTCCGGCACGCGGCAAGCTGGCCTGCGCGAACCTGGCGCACGGCTTCGCGGCGTCCGGCCCGGCCGACAAGAAGGCGCTGCGCGCCTTCGTCAAGCCCAACATCGCGATCGTCTCGTCGTACAACGACATGCTGTCGGCGCACCAGCCGTTCGAGCACTTCCCCCGGCAGCTGAAGGCCGCGGTCATGGAGGCAGGCGGCATCGCCCAGTTCGCCGGCGGCGTCCCCGCCATGTGTGACGGCATCACCCAGGGCCGCGACGGAATGCAGTTGTCGCTGTTCAGCCGCGACGTCATCGCGATGGCGACGGCGATCGGCCTGTCCCACGACATGTTCGACGGCGCCCTCATGCTCGGTGTGTGCGACAAGATCGTGCCCGGAATGCTGATCGGCGCACTCGGATTCGGTCACCTGCCGACGATCTTCGTGCCCGCCGGGCCGATGACGTCCGGTCTGCCCAACAACGAGAAGTCCCGCGTCCGCCAGCTGTACGCGGAGGGCAAGGCCGACCGCGAGCAACTGCTCGACGCCGAGGCCGCGTCCTACCACGGTGTCGGCACCTGCACGTTCTTCGGCACGGCCAACTCCAACCAGCTGCTCATGGAGGTCATGGGCCTGCACCTGCCCGGATCGAGCTTCGTGAACCCGGGCACCCCGCTGCGGGAAGCCCTCACCTGGGAGGCGGGAAAGCGCGTCACCGGTCTCACCTCGCTCGGCGACGACTACACACCGGTCGGTGAGGTCGTGGACGAGAAGGCCGTGGTCAACGGTTGCGTCGCACTGCTCGCGACCGGCGGTTCGACCAACCACACGATGCACCTCGTGGCGATCGCCCGCGCCGCAGGCATCACCCTCACATGGGACGACCTGTCGGAACTGTCCGCGGTGGTGCCGCTGCTCGCCCGGATCTACCCCAACGGCTCGGCGGACGTAAACCACTTCCACGCGGCGGGCGGCCTCGGCTACGTCGTGTCGTCGATGCTGGACGCGGGACTGTTGCACGAGGACGTGAAGACCGTCGTCGGCGCCGGGCTCCGCCGGTACACCGAGGAGCCGAAGCTGTCCGGCGAGGGCGTCGAATGGCAGCCGGGCACCCGAATCAGCCTGGACACCAGCGTGTTGCGCGGACCGGAAGATCCGTTCGACGTCAACGGCGGTCTGAAGATGCTGACCGGAAACCTGGGTTCGTGCGTGATGAAGACGTCGGCGGTCCACCCGGACCACCGTGTGGTGACGGCCCCGGCCCGGGTGTTCGACGATCAGCTCGACTTCCTCGCCGCGTTCGAGGCGGGCACGCTGACCGGCGATTTCGTGGCCGTGCTCCGGTACCAGGGGCCGCGCGCCAACGGCATGCCCGAATTGCACAAGCTCACACCGGTACTCGGTGTGCTGCAGGACCAGGGCCGCAAGGTCGCACTGGTCACCGACGGCCGGATGTCCGGCGCGTCCGGGAAGGTGCCCGCGGCCATCCACCTCACCCCCGAGGCGGCGGCCGACGGACCGCTCGCGCGGGTGCGTGACGGCGACGTCCTCACCGTCGATGCCGTGACCGGATCCGTGAACGTGCACCTGAGCGACGAAGAACTGGCCGCCCGCCCAGCGACCGGTCGTGCGCCGGGCGCCGACGAATGGGTCGGCACGGGCCGCGAACTCTTCGCCGGCCTGCGTGCCGCTGTCGGACCGGCGACCCAGGGCGCCAGCGTTTTCCACCCCCAACCCGTCTAA
- the eda gene encoding bifunctional 4-hydroxy-2-oxoglutarate aldolase/2-dehydro-3-deoxy-phosphogluconate aldolase, whose translation MTNSPSLLDRVPVIPVVVVDDLGDAVPVARALVAGGIPMIELTLRTPCALDAIKAIATEVPEICVGAGTIVEPVQAAQAADAGAQFLVSPGSTETLLKAMTDTGLPHLPGAATVSEVLFLLEHGYRELKFFPAEASGGAKFLGSIHSPVPAARFCPTGGISTSNVGDYLSLPNVGCVGGSWLTPADAVKQQDWDRISGLAREAAALAR comes from the coding sequence GTGACGAACAGCCCCTCCCTCCTCGACCGCGTCCCGGTCATCCCCGTCGTCGTCGTCGACGACCTCGGCGACGCGGTGCCGGTGGCCCGCGCGCTGGTGGCCGGCGGCATCCCGATGATCGAACTGACCCTGCGGACTCCGTGCGCCCTCGACGCCATCAAGGCGATCGCGACCGAGGTGCCGGAGATCTGCGTCGGCGCGGGCACGATCGTGGAACCGGTGCAGGCGGCGCAGGCGGCCGACGCGGGAGCGCAGTTCCTGGTCTCGCCGGGCAGCACCGAAACCCTGCTGAAGGCGATGACGGACACCGGACTGCCGCACCTCCCGGGCGCGGCGACCGTCTCCGAGGTGCTGTTCCTGCTCGAGCACGGCTACCGCGAACTCAAGTTCTTCCCCGCCGAGGCGTCGGGCGGCGCGAAGTTCCTCGGCTCGATCCACTCACCCGTTCCGGCGGCCCGGTTCTGTCCCACCGGCGGTATCTCCACGTCGAACGTCGGCGACTACCTGTCGCTGCCCAACGTCGGCTGCGTCGGCGGATCCTGGCTCACGCCCGCCGACGCCGTGAAGCAGCAGGACTGGGACCGCATCAGCGGACTCGCACGTGAGGCGGCGGCACTCGCCCGGTAG